In Bacillus thuringiensis, the DNA window AGTACCAGGGCTTACTGGTACACCTGCGACTAATCCTTATAATGACGGTAAAATTTATATGGCACCGATGTTCTATAGTCCAACTGGATTATTCTATAATGCTAGCTTATTAAAAGAAAAAGGTTGGGAAGTGCCGAAGACTTGGGATGAGATGTGGGCTTTGGGAGATAAAGCGAAAGCAGAAGGGATTTCATTATTTACTTATCCTACAACAGGCTACTTTGATACATTTTTCTACTCTTTATTACTAGGGGTGGGTGGACCTGAGTTGTTTAATAAAGCTATGAAATATACAGATGGTGTTTGGGAAAGTTCTGAAGCAACGAAATCGTTTGAAATTATCGGAAAATTGGGAAAATATACAGAACCAACTACTGTTGCGAATGCAAATGATAAAGACTACAAGAAAAATCAACAATTGGTTCTCGATAACAAAGCTTTGTTTATGCCAAATGGTACATGGGTAGTTGGTGAAATGAAAGAAGCTCCTCGATCTAAAGGGTTTGAATGGGGCATGATGCCTTTACCAACAATTGATGCTAATAGCGACCGTTATGCATTTACTTTCTTTGAACAAATGTGGATTCCTTCGGCAGCTAAAAATAAACAACTTGCTAAAGATTTCATGACGTTTGTTTACTCGGATAAGGCAGCTGAAATTTTTGCTGAATCGAGTGCGATTCAGCCTATAAAAGGCCTTTCTAATAAACTGACAGGTGAAAATAAATCATTCTATAGTATCTATGATAATGGAGTGAAAGTGGGAATAGGTGGCTTTGCTGCAACGAAAGCCGTTGAAGGTGTAAGTATGTCAGATACATTATTTAGAACGATTGACAGTGTTATTTCTGGTGATAAAAAGGTGAAAGATTGGCAAAGCTCTGTTGAAAAAGTAAGTGACCAATTACGATCTGCATTAAAATAAATTAGTTTTCACTACGTACAATGGTGAGCAGCTAGTCTCACCGTTGTACTTATTAACTGAGGTGATGGCATGAATAAGACAACAGAAAAAAGAATTTTTATTTTTGTTTGCACTGCACCGGCACTACTACTATTAGCCATTTTTATGATTGTTCCTACAATTGAGGTATTCAGGATGTCCTTATATAAGTGGGGAGGATTTTCTAATAATAAGGTATTTGTTGGATTAGAAAACTTCAAGATTTTATGGAATGATATGAATTTCTTTCGATCTCTTCAAAACAGTATCGTATTAATTGTTATTGTTACACTTATCACGATGGTGATGGCGATCTTGTTTGCCACTTTGTTAACGAGAGAAAAAATAAAAGGTAAAAGTTTCTTTCAAATTATTTTTTATCTCCCTAATATTTTATCCGTTGTAGTTATCGCGGGAATATTTTCTGCAATTTATGATCCGACTACAGGATTGTTAAATAATATACTTGCTTTATTTAACCTTGAAAATCTTCAAAAGATGTGGCTCGGTAATCAAAAGATTGCCATTTATAGCATTGGCGGGGCACTCATTTGGCAAGCGATTGGTTATTATATGGTCATGTATATGGCGGCAATGGCAAGTATTCCGGAAAGTTTTTATGAAGCATCTGCTTTGGAAGGTGCTGGACGGGTCAAACAATTTTTCAGTATTACGTTACCGTTAATTTGGAATAACATTCGGACGACTTTAACTTTCTTCGTTATTAGTACGATTAATTTAAGCTTTCTACTCGTTCAAGCGATGACTGGCGGGGGACCTGACGGATCGACGGAAGTGTTTTTAAGCTACATGTATAAGCAGGCTTACACGAATTCTTCTTACGGTTACGGTATGGCAATTGGGGTGGTAATTTTCCTGTTTTCATTCGCATTATCTGCAATTATAAGCGGTGTCACTAAAAGGGAAGTGTTGGAGTATTAAGGAGGTCCAAAACGATGGAAACACAAAAAAGAATGACTACAGAAACAGCTTATCGAGATCCGAAAATGATGGAAACCGAAAAAGAAATGATTGTAGAAGCAGCTTATAAAGCCCCAAAAATAGTTAAGCCCAAAAAAGGTATGACTACAGAAGTGATATATCGTTGTTTTATATATGTAGCACTGATTACGTTAGCAATTTCTATTATTATTCCTGTTGCATGGGTTTTCTTAGCCTCAGTGAAGAAAAACTCGGAGTTTTATGGAAGTCCTTGGGCCATGCCGAAAAGTTTCTATTTTCAAAACTTTATCGATGCTTTCCAAAAAGCAAACATGGGTACCTATATGTTGAATTCAGTCATGGTAACTGCGTTGGCTCTGCTCATTTTATTGATTGTGGCCTTACCAGCAGCCTATGTGTTGGCAAGGTATACCTTTAGAGGAAGCAAGTTAATAAATACTTTTTTTAAAGCTGGATTATTCATCAATGTGAACTATATTGTTGTTCCAATTTTCTTGATGTTATTGGACGGAGATACCTTTTTACGAGGCCAACTGGGTGATGGATTTTTACTAGACAATTTATTTATTTTAGCTGTGGTATATGCGGCGACGGCATTACCATTTACCATTTACTTGCTGTCTAGTTTTTTTCAATCACTTCCATCTACGTATGAGGAAGCAGCGTTGGTCGATGGTGCAGGATATTTCAAAACAATGATTTTAGTCATGATTCCGATAGCTCGTCCAAGTATTATTGCCGTTATTTTATTTAATTTTCTTGCCTTTTGGAACGAATATATTATTGCCTTAACATTAATCCCGGGACCGAATAAAACGTTACCTGTTGGGTTAATGAACTTGATGGCAGCTCAGAAATCTGCTGCGAACTATGGTCAAATGTATGCAGGCATGGTTCTTGTCATGCTGCCAACTTTGATTTTATACATCATTGTTCAAAAAAAATTAACACAAGGAATGTCCCTTGGTGGTTTAAAGGATTAGAGGAGGATTTACATGAAAAAGAAAAAAG includes these proteins:
- a CDS encoding carbohydrate ABC transporter substrate-binding protein, whose translation is MKKKFLLSGMTALLSLSLIACQGNTTKVDDSKGGKGSSEKQTLHVATLESAYGKEMWSKVIDAYEAANPKVDVKLTVDKNLEDVIGSNMKAGKYPDVVLLATGRKQALTETLIKDKALEDITDVFDKNVYGEDVKVKDKLVPGLTGTPATNPYNDGKIYMAPMFYSPTGLFYNASLLKEKGWEVPKTWDEMWALGDKAKAEGISLFTYPTTGYFDTFFYSLLLGVGGPELFNKAMKYTDGVWESSEATKSFEIIGKLGKYTEPTTVANANDKDYKKNQQLVLDNKALFMPNGTWVVGEMKEAPRSKGFEWGMMPLPTIDANSDRYAFTFFEQMWIPSAAKNKQLAKDFMTFVYSDKAAEIFAESSAIQPIKGLSNKLTGENKSFYSIYDNGVKVGIGGFAATKAVEGVSMSDTLFRTIDSVISGDKKVKDWQSSVEKVSDQLRSALK
- a CDS encoding carbohydrate ABC transporter permease; translated protein: MNKTTEKRIFIFVCTAPALLLLAIFMIVPTIEVFRMSLYKWGGFSNNKVFVGLENFKILWNDMNFFRSLQNSIVLIVIVTLITMVMAILFATLLTREKIKGKSFFQIIFYLPNILSVVVIAGIFSAIYDPTTGLLNNILALFNLENLQKMWLGNQKIAIYSIGGALIWQAIGYYMVMYMAAMASIPESFYEASALEGAGRVKQFFSITLPLIWNNIRTTLTFFVISTINLSFLLVQAMTGGGPDGSTEVFLSYMYKQAYTNSSYGYGMAIGVVIFLFSFALSAIISGVTKREVLEY
- a CDS encoding carbohydrate ABC transporter permease, with product METQKRMTTETAYRDPKMMETEKEMIVEAAYKAPKIVKPKKGMTTEVIYRCFIYVALITLAISIIIPVAWVFLASVKKNSEFYGSPWAMPKSFYFQNFIDAFQKANMGTYMLNSVMVTALALLILLIVALPAAYVLARYTFRGSKLINTFFKAGLFINVNYIVVPIFLMLLDGDTFLRGQLGDGFLLDNLFILAVVYAATALPFTIYLLSSFFQSLPSTYEEAALVDGAGYFKTMILVMIPIARPSIIAVILFNFLAFWNEYIIALTLIPGPNKTLPVGLMNLMAAQKSAANYGQMYAGMVLVMLPTLILYIIVQKKLTQGMSLGGLKD